Proteins encoded within one genomic window of Gallus gallus isolate bGalGal1 chromosome 1, bGalGal1.mat.broiler.GRCg7b, whole genome shotgun sequence:
- the LOC112531330 gene encoding maestro heat-like repeat-containing protein family member 1 isoform X1: MDILESLDVSVSGMTKLLWPRLLLYVVPAQYTGMLIPVSRCVQALAERGDLMVREVEELDPHFLSSMFQGPLLTPQTLLARLLVVAGSPFAGSELQAAALLLMQNLHSRIHRAVGAMWAAEIPLLLQYLQGKDESFPDSAGWEQRLLKVQHFQKARCREVSACLKEPRSQRRQEQPLKCCCGAAARLCAAASSSLSQAQGGSQEKSSRQL; encoded by the exons atGGACATCCTGGAGTCGCTGGATGTCTCTGTGAGCGGGATGACCAAA CTCCTGTGGCCACGGCTGCTGCTGTACGTGGTGCCAGCCCAGTACACCGGCATGCTGATCCCGGTCTCCCGCTGTGTCCAAGCGttggctgagagaggggacctGATGGTGCGGGAGGTGGAAGAACTGGAtccccatttcctcagctccatGTTTCAAG GCCCACTGCTGActccccagacactgctggcacGCCTGCTG GTGGTGGCAGGGAGCCCTTTTGCAGGCAGCGAACTCCAAGCCGCTGCCTTGCTGCTGATGCAAAACCTCCACAGCAGgatccacagagctgtgggggccaTGTGGGCCGCTGAgatccccctgctgctgcagtaccTCCAAG ggaaagatGAGAGCTTCCCGGACTCTGCAGGGTGGGAGCAGCGTCTATTAAAGGTACAGCATTTCCAGAAGGCACGGTGCAGAGAAGTGTCTGCCTGTCTCAAGGAGCCCCGTTCCCAGAGAAGACAGGAACAGCCTCTCAAATGCTGCTGCGGAGCGGCCGCAcgcctctgtgctgctgcctcttcctctttgtcCCAAGCCCAAGGGGGATCccaggagaagagcagcaggcagctatAA
- the LOC112531281 gene encoding maestro heat-like repeat-containing protein family member 2B isoform X1, with protein MWEEAKGKEPLASPVLQQFLRASLNTMEDEAWTKGLSCKLSQWLSSSPSNSGEKSFLYKALGTVLGACKEVLHIQEKLLQHLEEANAEEPSEAQGMISLLSHAAESNFHPVLDTLTMFASRLCKGQNGRIPRRKKMELDSRRAHATRSALILAHGSLALRASKEQLLARLEGDIVGNILLLYSCSCRDLQNTLALVQSITDFSSAFQAVGDSACFNPSLKGKLLEILTDLLKKYYLGTPVSPVPLKVILALEQLSKLKPSLGSKDMCDMLILCCKNIVTHPSAEMMLKIRKSQQAAQYLQLLQTSLKALGRLMVVLLETETTRGFFQNIVHRSMTSDNMWERKRALQICSQLLAACEERGRGDACKHFGSLVGLLVPLMCDPMPTSRQLAVTCLSSLLRIQALFLSPPCPLSLPCGKQFHFQKHDFPFLPVLFPAKATNRVIQTGDIGSLCEGLNDCSTVCQLQTSSKIARIVCRSFSLEHTVDFMMAIKDTFRKAKGMRVRAAGKWMITFLQMYGKDICRDLDLSPIIYILRSCMSSLQHSTFMPFLCQAVAILTRCHANITMDSFFHQL; from the exons AtgtgggaagaggcaaagggCAAGGAACCATTGGCTTCTCCTGTTCTCCAACAGTTCCTGAGGGCGTCATTGAATACTATGGAGGATGAGGCGTGGACCAAGGGCCTGAGCTGCAAGTTGAGCcagtggctgagcagctctcccagcaacTCTGGAGAGAAG tctttcctgtacaaggctctggggacagtgctgggagcttgCAAGGAAGTCCTCCACATCCAAGAGAAGCTCCTGCAACACCTGGAGGAAGCAAACGCAGAGGAGCCATCTGAGGCCCAG ggaatgatctctcttctcagccatgctgctgagagcaacTTTCACCCAGTCCTGGACACACTCACCATGTTTGCGTCCAGGCTGTGCAAAGGCCAGAATGGGAGGATTCCCAGACGCAAGAAG atggagctggacagcagaagagctcacGCCACACGCAGCGCTCTCATCCTCGCCCACGGCAGCTTGGCACTGCGTGCCtccaaggaacagctgctcGCCCGCCTGGAGGGAGACATCGTGGgcaacatcctgctgctctacagctgcagctgccgg GACCTGCAGAACACACTTGCGCTGGTGCAGAGCATCACcgacttcagctctgccttccaagcTGTGGGTGACTCGGCCTGCTTTAACCCCTCCTTGAAGggcaagctgctggagatcctgACG GACTTGCTGAAGAAGTATTACTTAGGCACCCCTGTATCCCCAGTGCCCCTCAAGGTGATTCTGGCCCTGGAGCAGTTGAG CAAGCTGAAGCCGTCCTTAGGAAGCAAAGACATGTGTGACATGTTGattctgtgctgcaagaatATTGTGACACACCCTTCAGCGGAGATGATGCTGAAGATCAGGaagtcacagcaagcagctcagtacCTGCAG cttctgcaaacaTCACTGAAAGCTCTGGGCCGGCTCATGGTGGTCCTGCTCGAGACAGAGACCACCCGTGGCTTCTTCCAGAACATAGTCCAT AGATCAATGACATCAGACAACATGTGGGAGCGCAAGAGGGCCCTGCagatctgctcccagctgctggctgcttgtgaAGAGCGTGGA AGAGGCGATGCCTGCAAGCACTTTGGCTCCTTGGTGGGATTGCTGGTGCCCCTGATGTGTGACCCCATGCCCACATCCCGCCAGTTGGCCGTCACCTGTCTCAGCTCCCTTCTCCGCATCCAAG CTCTCTTCTTGTCCCCACCCTGTCCTCTGTCTCTCCCCTGTGGAAAGCAGTTCCATTTCCAGAAGCAtgacttcccttttctccctgtgctctttCCAGCCAAGGCGACCAACAGAGTCATCCAGACAGGAGACATCGGGAGCCTGTGTGAGGGGCTGAATGACTGCAGCACCGTCTGTCAGCTCCAGACCTCTTCCAAAATTGCGCGG ATTGTGTGCAGAAGCTTCTCCCTGGAACACACCGTAGATTTCATGATGGCCATCAAGGACACCTTCCGGAAGGCCAAAGGAATGCGTGTGCGTGCTGCTGGCAAGTGGATGATCACCTTCCTGCAGATGTATGGAAAGGACATCTGTCGGGAT CTTGATCTTTCACCGATCATCTACATCCTGCGCAGCTGCATGTcgtccctgcagcacagcacgttCATGCCATTCCTGTGCCAGGCGGTGGCCATCCTCACCCGCTGTCACGCAAACATCACAATGGACAGCTTCTTCCACCAGCTGTGA